From the Helicoverpa zea isolate HzStark_Cry1AcR chromosome 26, ilHelZeax1.1, whole genome shotgun sequence genome, one window contains:
- the LOC124643081 gene encoding uncharacterized protein LOC124643081, with translation MRALAVFVLVSLATAGWAMVAPWYRDNCYTDQQCVDQLGKNCTCLRAPWQSKSEQSRCYCSYDDGFFYGCYENFECQWLGKPGQNCFCANDVDHKKGFCKCGPAMLKSN, from the exons ATGAGGGCTCTGGCTGTGTTTGTATTGGTGAGCTTGGCGACGGCGGGGTGGGCGATGGTAGCTCCGTGGTACCGGGACA ATTGCTACACGGACCAGCAGTGCGTCGATCAGCTGGGCAAGAACTGCACATGTCTGCGCGCTCCGTGGCAATCCAAGAGTGAGCAGAGCCGGTGCTACTGCAGCTACGACGATGGCTTCTTCTACG GCTGTTACGAGAACTTCGAGTGCCAGTGGCTGGGCAAGCCTGGCCAGAATTGCTTCTGCGCCAATGATGTTGACCATAAGAAGGGATTTTGCAAGTGTGGTCCAGCCATGCTCAAGAGCAACTAG
- the LOC124642919 gene encoding uncharacterized protein LOC124642919 yields the protein MFGVYKLMVLTLCFVSQSRARLSVTVMDRDYGSVQHSDVLVTHIRRVLDSMGALRVTLHPRVRVLYELLRRDARLRGDHALRKPTPASLSRDQLFALDFHRTLTPAYDVNKLNRIFTTTERNF from the exons ATGTTCGGAGTCTACAAGCTGATGGTCCTTACACTCTGCTTCGTCTCT CAGTCGCGGGCGCGCCTGTCCGTCACGGTGATGGACCGCGACTACGGCAGCGTGCAGCACAGCGACGTGCTCGTCACACAC ATCAGACGCGTGCTGGACAGCATGGGCGCGCTGCGCGTGACGCTGCACCCGCGCGTGCGCGTGCTATACGAGTTGCTCCGGCGCGACGCTCGCCTGCGCGGCGACCACGCGCTCCGCAAGCCGACCCCCGCCAGCCTTAGCCGCGATCAGCTGTTCGCGCTCGACTTCCACCGCACCCTCACGCCGGCCTACGACGTCAACAAGCTGAACAGGATATTCACCACGACTGAGCGGAACTTCTGA